The nucleotide sequence TACAATGCCACAAGGGCTATTTATAATGCTGCTTGTATAGTAGAGCCAAAatggaaaggcagagagagagagtccacaGAAGGAACCTGTGTGATTGTAGCATTGAAAGACAGTATGACTGTACAATCATTTCCAAGGAAGGTTTCAGTAATGTGTTTGAGCAAAACACTGTCACTTTAAGCAGAGCTAAAATTCCAGTTTCAAAGTCAAACATGAACTAACTCTGCAAAAACTAACTTTTTCAACTAACTTGGTCAGTTTATTTTCaaactgagggcaggtctacacttaaaacactgcatcggCACAGCTATACTGATGCAACACTTTAATGAAGATGTTCTAtcctgatgggagagagctcttccatctGCACAGTAATCCACCTTCCCGAGAGGCGATAGcaatgttgatgggagaagctctttcTCTGACACAGCACTGTCTATCCCGgaagttaggtcggtataactgtgtcacttggagtgtggatttttcacacccttgagtaaCTTAGTTATACCAATtcaaggctctgtctacactggcaccccACTGAATGGCAAAAGTTTTAATGACTGAAAGCTCCGGTGTGGGAGCTGCACTCCAGGCAATGAAGCTACTACCCCTTGTtaggaggtggttttattttgtcggtgACTACACAACGCACCTTACAGTGTTACAGCGGCAGAGCCGCGCCGTTGTAAGTTGAGCAGTGTaaacacagggcttgtctacactaccggccaGATCGATGGACAgcaattgatccagcgggggttgatttatcatgtctagtatagacgtgataaatcaactgCCGATCGCTCTAGCATCGACTCCAGTACTACACCTCAACGAGAAGGGCAAGGGGAATCGACAGGAGTcacaccacagtgaagacaccgtggtaagtagatctaagtatgtctcCTTCcactacattattcacatagctgaagttgcttaacttagatcgatccccatcCCCatagtatagaccagcccttagtctgtagtgtagaccttaGAGTTTGAACTCTGTTAAATTCAAGGCTCTTGGGATGCCTAAAAACAAAGgccctttgtttgttttcaaaaaagAGTACATTTACTGCTcatcaaaaagaaaacagattgaCAGTCATGGTGTGTGAAAACTCttattaacacacacaaaaaaaccctcaggTACAGTACAGGACAAAAGCACCATTTAGTTCTCATGCCCATTTGATCCTTGGCCTCTTCAGTAAGGTGGATAAAAGATCTGAATTACTTCCAGAAGGTGGTAGTTGTATTTCCAATATTGACACTTGTCCAAAAGGAACCATCATGAGACCACCAATTCGCTATATTCTGGCCACTACTAAAGTATGTGGATTTAAATCTAGTCATCTAGCAGCTAAGGTTCAATATCTTATAACGAATACCATTAGCCACTCGTCCCAATCTCAAACCTTTCCTACCTACATTTAGCTTCTTGCTTTCCCAGGCTCTCTACAGAGAAAAACTACATCAatgggggcccaaaactagagGCTTCTCTAATACAAAAGAGAATAACAGCGAGCATGGAAAATTTGAATAGGAGGCTGGATAACATGAAGGATAAAGCTTCAAATTTTTCTGGCTCAAGTGGAAGCTCTCAGGAGTCAGAATACCTATGACAGGATAATTCTAATGTAGTTCTGAACAAAAATTATAGATGAAGCAGATAAAAAGTGGTGCATAAGTGCTTTCTAGAAACACTTTCATCAAGTTTCTCACTCCAGGTGAAATGCTGCTTTAATAGATCGGGTTAAAAGTGAAGGTCCCCACTCAAGCCACCTTGACGGAATCACTTTGAGCAGAGTTAATGTGCTTGGCATGTGCTTCATGTTCTAAACTACTGAGCCATTTAAAGTAGAATCAAGAAGTGTCATCTaacaaaatttaatatttttatttccatcaCTAAATAATTTCATTGATTGGTTGTGTCTGCTATTCCTTCCCTCACTCTTCTCGTCAAATATTTAATTGTTCAGAGCACAAGCATAGCTTATCCATTCTAGAGACTTTCTTCATGCTGCAAGTCAAAACCCACATCGGCTCTCATTAACTGTGTCTTGAACTAGTTCTGCAGTCACCATTGGATATAAATTGGCTGTGTTAGATTAGGGAGTGTTTCTAATCACTGCTTCTCTCTCATTTCTCTTCCAGAAACTTTTTGGTAAGGTGGCTGAACACTAAATAAACTTCCAGGTTACAGCCACAGAGCTGTGCTACACTTCCTTTCATCTACTTTTTTCTAGCCACTATCTTGGTGACATAGCATACTGGCTTGCACCTCACAGACATGCTCCAGAAGTTTTCTGTAGCAATGTGAGGTGTTTAAATATATAGTAAATAAACATTCTATTCCCTTTGTTGTATTAAAAAAAGTTCATATTTAGAGAAACTATTTATAAAACTAAAATAGATCAAAACGCAAGTTATAGACTTACCACAATATGAACGGGTTGATTTTCCATGAACAATTCTTTATTATCTTTGGCATATTCAAAAAGTGTGTATGTCATGGCAGTTCCAAGATTAACTTCAACTTCTTCCATTAATTTATCCAATATACTTTGTTTTATAGCTAAAGATCTAAAAGAGACCATAAAATCGAATTACAGGCCCAAAGAATTCAAGAATTTTGTAAGAGAAAGACCACATGTAAAACGAAAGAggaagtaactgaaatacttacATGGTGTTGTTgaagaaagcattcatggatatGTTTGGAGCTGTCTGTGGGTATGTTTCTGGCCATGAAATTTCTATTAGGAAGGCTTTGGGATCGCCATTTTCACCTATCTGAAAGGAggtaaaacactttaaaatgggAAGCCTCAGTCTGTTATCAAAccttagagacaaggtgggtgaggtaatgtctttttattgcaccaacttctgttgatgagagagacaagctttccaactGACACAGAAGCTCTTCCCCTCAGAACTGAAAAAGAGCTTCTGTGtaggtcaaaagcttgtctctctcatcaacagaagttggtgcaataaaagatattacctcacctacgttgtctctctaatatcctgggaccaacaaagaTACAAAAACACTGCATCAAACCTTAGTGTCGTTTAGTATGTGAATCTTTCATTTGACTTTATTTACCCAGGTTATTTTTAAGGCTATGGCTATTCACAATAACCAACCATCAAACTATGCTTGAAAAAACATTACTGATAGTCATTTTAAATTTAGATATACAACAGTATAACCTGTACTCCTCAAACTTTTGACAAAACTCAATAGATGTTTAAAATTTCTATAAAAAGGCTTGtgcaaatttaaatattttctgtcaGTGTTTGCAATCCAAATATTTTAGCATTCTGCATGAGAACCAAAAAATGAAACCTGCTTTCTCTTCACTGTCTAATCTAAATAAAAACCAAGCAGCATaatgatggggaaaaaacatatGTTTTAGTGACCTTTGATGTCATAAGTAATGGGTAAGATTTTTAAGACTTATTAAATTGCAATAATTGTCTCTAGGGATGGGAGGCAATAAAGACAAACTAACAAGCCAGCTAATAAAAATTGTTCATCTAAGCTCATCATACTCAGGGAACTCCTAAGGGAAAGCCTTGTCCACATTTAAAGCTTGCATTACTTTAACTAAAGGTGTCATTTAAAACAGATTTCATTAAACCTGCATAAATCCTTCTGTGGCCACTTATTTCAGTTTCTGTGGTGTATTCCTATACATGCTTCCACTGGGGTTTTCGCTGGCCTAACtatattgattttaaaagcaCTAAGTAAAAgtgtgaaagtttttttttttttcttgtggacaAGGCCTATTCttttcagggcatgctgcaaggctAACTCTGGCTTTGTTGGATCTATGTGGAAGGATCAAGAGAAGGGGCAGAAAAGATTATGTAAAGAGGATTGTGAGCAGTAGGAACCTAATATACTCAATATTAAATATAGTTTATATTTACATTGACTCAGTTTCAAATTTCTTCATAGTAAGCTTTTCGGGAGTGATGTGTTGCATGTTGCCACTATTTGAGAAATCTTTGTCATGTCTTCTTTTGGTCTTATTTTATAATTAACTAATCAATGTGCTGGGCAGTACACTAACTATGTTCAAGAGAACAGCAGACTAATCCTTTCAACTCTATTCCACTGACTTTCTACCTAACGAAAAGTATAGCCAGATCCGATGCTGTCAGATTATTCTTTCTATTATAATGGATTGGTTTTCTTTGCCTTTCAGTAAAGATTCAGCAACATTATTGCATTCACTTGACACTTTCAGTTTTGAAAGttacacaagatttttttttaaatgtcatgatcTATTTTCAATATACCTTGTGTGTCATAATAATTAGTGAAGGacccaaacctgcaaacacttacagaCATACTTAACTATACTCTTGTGAGAAAAGTCAGcaggactattcatgtgagtaaaatgaaagaaatgtgtttgcaggactggagcacAAGTTATTTACTTAGTCCATCTGTATTAGTTCCCTACAAGTTCAATTACAGTTGTTCAGGTTTTTTCATGACAAATTATACTTTACTTATTCCACTATTACTACTGATGATTGCTATTGTGATGTTTGCTTCTGTTCAAAAAGGTAACTATCATTACATTTAAGTTTCTCATGGCAAGTTATTTTGAAATTATGTAAAAAGGTACTTAGTGCCTTTATTGCTAAGTAGTTTCAAGAAATACCACCTGTTTCAAGAAAATGCTTTGTAATGGACAATGTGCAGAATAACTTTAAATGAATGATGTATTACATCTAATTAAAGCTTCATGTGGTCTTACCCTATACTGAAAGGAAACAGGACTAAGTTCTTTGAAACACTCATCTCCTTCATAAATAGAACGTAATGCTTCTAGCTCCATCTGAAAAGAACAGATGGAGAAAAAGGTTAGCAATTTCAATCCGATACTGAACTTT is from Chelonia mydas isolate rCheMyd1 chromosome 4, rCheMyd1.pri.v2, whole genome shotgun sequence and encodes:
- the RWDD4 gene encoding RWD domain-containing protein 4 isoform X1 translates to MAANEDQEMELEALRSIYEGDECFKELSPVSFQYRIGENGDPKAFLIEISWPETYPQTAPNISMNAFFNNTISLAIKQSILDKLMEEVEVNLGTAMTYTLFEYAKDNKELFMENQPVHIVTSVGNNISIGTHEVAPSSKKSHKKEQLSKTQKRKLADKTDHKGELPRGWNWVDVIKHLSKTGSKDDE
- the RWDD4 gene encoding RWD domain-containing protein 4 isoform X3 codes for the protein MAANEDQEIGENGDPKAFLIEISWPETYPQTAPNISMNAFFNNTISLAIKQSILDKLMEEVEVNLGTAMTYTLFEYAKDNKELFMENQPVHIVTSVGNNISIGTHEVAPSSKKSHKKEQLSKTQKRKLADKTDHKGELPRGWNWVDVIKHLSKTGSKDDE
- the RWDD4 gene encoding RWD domain-containing protein 4 isoform X2, which encodes MELEALRSIYEGDECFKELSPVSFQYRIGENGDPKAFLIEISWPETYPQTAPNISMNAFFNNTISLAIKQSILDKLMEEVEVNLGTAMTYTLFEYAKDNKELFMENQPVHIVTSVGNNISIGTHEVAPSSKKSHKKEQLSKTQKRKLADKTDHKGELPRGWNWVDVIKHLSKTGSKDDE